A window of Nicotiana tabacum cultivar K326 chromosome 24, ASM71507v2, whole genome shotgun sequence contains these coding sequences:
- the LOC107791569 gene encoding uncharacterized protein LOC107791569, with protein sequence MDFPEINMISDFEAGVKCLQNPSLISRFFSLSEVTQIYGFWKWGALIIAVVATFSSLIRKIKLLFVYVFTLKPSAEPLLQYLGEDFDISDSDDEDDKCSTPPSSDDEDLIDRQIDEDFRVSGSSFYFKEQGQNHNLRLRRQRNSFERFPWTEFSAGKNVVKLWDSLALGLDYEYDDLSKSVVSLWDLNAEQKISDIFSGSSQVPAVATASPSVVLSSEVKNDRNGVVLAAYDTRMKSQSPAICAEWRKGSGKVVGVNAADAGKLYLKNKAAGFLTVGDLRNVKSPLVITEGDDDTWWDADAVIIEEKFDGSN encoded by the coding sequence ATGGATTTCCCAGAGATTAACATGATTAGCGATTTTGAAGCAGGTGTGAAATGTCTACAAAACCCTTCTTTAATTTCTCGATTCTTTTCACTTTCAGAAGTAACCCAAATTTACGGTTTCTGGAAATGGGGCGCTCTAATTATTGCAGTTGTAGCCACTTTTAGCAGCCTaataagaaaaatcaaactttTGTTCGTTTACGTTTTTACCCTTAAACCTTCCGCTGAACCTCTCCTTCAATACCTCGGTGAAGACTTCGATATTTCAGACTCCGACGACGAAGACGATAAATGCTCAACGCCGCCGTCTTCCGACGATGAAGACCTCATCGATCGGCAAATCGATGAAGATTTTAGAGTTTCCGGTTCAAGTTTCTATTTTAAGGAGCAAGGTCAAAATCATAATTTGAGACTCCGACGGCAGCGGAATAGTTTTGAACGGTTCCCGTGGACAGAATTTTCTGCCGGAAAAAATGTCGTGAAGCTTTGGGATAGTTTAGCGTTAGGTTTAGATTATGAGTATGATGATTTATCTAAAAGTGTAGTGTCGTTATGGGATTTGAATGCGGAACAGAAAATTAGCGATATTTTTAGCGGTTCTTCTCAGGTTCCAGCGGTGGCGACGGCGTCACCGTCGGTGGTTTTGTCATCGGAGGTGAAAAACGATCGCAACGGCGTCGTTTTAGCTGCGTACGATACGAGGATGAAGAGTCAGTCACCGGCGATATGTGCTGAGTGGAGGAAAGGTTCAGGGAAGGTCGTCGGAGTCAATGCCGCCGATGCTGGGAAACTTTACCTGAAAAATAAAGCTGCCGGATTTTTAACGGTTGGTGACCTGAGGAACGTTAAGTCACCGTTAGTGATAACGGAGGGTGACGATGACACGTGGTGGGACGCCGACGCCGTTATTATCGAGGAGAAGTTTGACGGTTCAAATTGA